From the genome of Jeotgalibacillus haloalkalitolerans, one region includes:
- a CDS encoding bifunctional transcriptional activator/DNA repair enzyme AdaA has product MTDDKKQEFYKALLEKDSAYEGLFFVGVKSTGVFCRPTCPARKPKFENCEFYNTAEEALLASFRPCRRCSPLSHPNQVSELVQTLVQAVEENPEKKWREKDFRELAVDESTARRQFKKRFGMTFVQYARARRMGIAMKEIRAGKPMIDAQLSTGYESGSGFRDAFSRIMGDAPASAKDNQILKASWIDTRLGPMIAIADEDALLLLEFVDRRGLEKEVEVLRSKTRSAIIPGKTRPIESIERELDLYFKGELTEFHTPVRLIGTPFQLKVWDKLKQIPAGETRSYTDIACEIGKPTAVRAVARANGSNQLALIIPCHRVILSDGSTGGYAGGSARKKWLLELESKRHYQNQ; this is encoded by the coding sequence ATGACTGACGATAAAAAACAGGAGTTTTATAAAGCGTTGCTTGAGAAGGATTCAGCATACGAGGGATTATTCTTTGTAGGCGTGAAAAGTACCGGCGTTTTTTGCCGTCCGACCTGCCCGGCAAGGAAGCCGAAGTTTGAGAATTGTGAGTTTTATAACACAGCTGAAGAGGCACTGCTGGCTTCATTCCGTCCCTGCAGAAGATGCTCGCCGCTGTCTCATCCGAACCAGGTATCTGAGCTTGTTCAGACACTCGTACAGGCAGTAGAAGAAAATCCGGAGAAAAAATGGCGTGAGAAAGACTTTCGGGAACTGGCTGTTGATGAATCAACAGCGCGGCGGCAATTCAAGAAACGCTTTGGGATGACCTTTGTTCAATATGCACGTGCAAGGCGAATGGGAATTGCGATGAAGGAAATCAGAGCGGGCAAGCCCATGATTGATGCCCAGCTGAGCACAGGCTATGAATCAGGGAGCGGCTTCCGGGATGCATTCTCAAGGATTATGGGGGATGCGCCAGCTTCAGCTAAAGACAATCAGATCCTTAAAGCATCCTGGATTGATACGAGATTGGGTCCGATGATCGCGATTGCAGATGAAGATGCTCTGCTCCTGCTAGAGTTTGTTGACCGGCGCGGTTTGGAAAAAGAAGTTGAAGTCCTCAGAAGCAAAACCCGTTCAGCAATTATTCCGGGAAAGACAAGACCCATTGAATCAATTGAGAGAGAACTGGATCTGTATTTCAAAGGTGAGCTGACTGAATTTCATACACCAGTCAGATTGATCGGAACGCCGTTTCAACTGAAGGTATGGGACAAGCTGAAGCAAATTCCGGCTGGTGAAACACGCTCCTATACTGACATCGCTTGTGAAATCGGAAAGCCAACCGCTGTACGTGCAGTTGCGAGAGCTAATGGGTCAAATCAGCTGGCACTTATCATTCCATGTCACCGGGTCATCCTCAGTGACGGTTCAACAGGCGGGTATGCCGGAGGGTCTGCTAGAAAGAAATGGCTGTTAGAGCTGGAAAGTAAGCGTCATTACCAGAATCAATGA
- a CDS encoding SDR family NAD(P)-dependent oxidoreductase: MKYTVITGASSGIGYEAALAFASRDKNLILVARREAELNNLKEKIQSMNADLDVIIRPTDLSESEQVHALYESLKEYDIETFVNNAGFGNSAAVAEQDVTKIEKMLRVNVEALTTLSTLYAHDYADRDGAQLINVSSDLGYRIVPNAVTYAATKFYVSAFTEGLAQELQDNGAALKVKILAPSMTETEFVKTAREIDEFSYSENVQKFHTAKEMAGFMLELYDSEQVLGKVNSESYAFELMGPVFGYTSRKKAD; this comes from the coding sequence ATGAAGTATACAGTGATCACAGGCGCAAGCTCAGGAATTGGCTACGAAGCTGCACTCGCTTTCGCATCACGGGATAAAAACCTGATTCTCGTGGCAAGACGTGAAGCCGAGCTCAACAATCTGAAAGAGAAAATCCAAAGTATGAACGCTGATCTGGACGTCATCATTAGACCGACAGACCTTTCTGAAAGCGAACAGGTTCATGCGTTATATGAGAGTCTCAAAGAATACGATATTGAAACCTTTGTTAACAACGCCGGCTTCGGGAATAGTGCCGCAGTTGCTGAGCAAGATGTAACGAAAATTGAAAAAATGCTCCGTGTAAACGTTGAAGCACTCACTACCCTATCAACACTATACGCACACGATTATGCTGACCGCGATGGTGCGCAGCTTATCAATGTATCATCTGACTTGGGCTACAGAATCGTGCCAAACGCAGTTACATATGCTGCGACCAAATTTTACGTAAGTGCATTCACAGAAGGACTTGCCCAGGAGCTTCAGGATAACGGAGCTGCCCTGAAAGTGAAAATCCTGGCACCTTCCATGACAGAAACCGAATTCGTCAAAACAGCACGGGAGATTGATGAGTTCAGCTACAGTGAGAACGTACAGAAATTCCATACGGCTAAAGAGATGGCTGGGTTTATGCTGGAGCTTTATGATAGTGAACAGGTGCTTGGGAAGGTGAATAGTGAGAGTTATGCGTTTGAGTTGATGGGACCGGTTTTTGGGTATACTTCGAGGAAGAAAGCGGACTGA
- a CDS encoding alpha/beta hydrolase, with protein sequence MKEAYQVIPGAEAFYYEGSEIGILLCHGFIGTPQSVEYIGKAFAREGYTVSAPRLTGHGTHAKDLEHCTFSDWFSSLEKAYLDLKARCTTVYVIGQSMGGTLTLDLASRYQDIDGILLINPAIHVPAMAHYHHLAPTHFIKEGAPDIKDPNVTEITYPEVPAFAYQQLLTYMDVVKKRLPLVKTPITCFQSTIDHVVPPENTNYILQSVQSELKSKHVLDNSYHVASMDYDKEKIIRESLRFIQHQSAASHLKKVSL encoded by the coding sequence ATGAAGGAAGCATATCAGGTCATCCCAGGCGCAGAAGCTTTTTACTATGAAGGCAGTGAGATCGGCATACTGCTATGTCACGGATTTATCGGAACCCCTCAAAGCGTGGAATACATAGGGAAAGCTTTTGCCAGAGAGGGTTATACCGTCTCAGCACCAAGACTTACAGGCCACGGCACGCATGCTAAAGATCTGGAACACTGTACATTTTCCGACTGGTTTTCAAGCCTTGAAAAAGCCTACCTGGATCTGAAAGCGCGCTGCACAACCGTATATGTCATCGGACAATCCATGGGTGGCACACTAACGTTAGACCTTGCCAGCCGTTATCAGGATATTGATGGCATTCTATTAATTAACCCTGCCATTCACGTTCCGGCAATGGCTCACTATCATCACCTGGCGCCGACTCATTTTATAAAAGAAGGCGCGCCCGATATTAAGGATCCGAACGTCACAGAGATCACTTACCCGGAAGTGCCCGCTTTTGCCTATCAGCAACTACTAACTTACATGGATGTTGTGAAAAAGAGACTGCCCTTAGTCAAAACACCAATCACATGCTTCCAATCCACCATTGATCATGTGGTACCGCCTGAAAACACAAACTACATCCTTCAATCTGTTCAATCAGAACTGAAGTCAAAGCATGTACTGGACAACTCCTATCACGTGGCTTCTATGGATTATGATAAAGAAAAGATCATCAGGGAATCTCTCCGGTTTATTCAGCATCAGTCTGCAGCAAGCCATTTAAAAAAGGTCAGCCTGTAA
- a CDS encoding DUF6143 family protein, with the protein MSSFHDDHLKKVVNIPNPLYQSLQGRYFVGQTEHLRLGKGKNAWGGLVNPSTSDVDLFVNAFTITNHSTQPFEAEIWFNPITPGKPQISKNVTPANTTICPLPEPKVKIEYADCVKGFPKKGVMAFRRIVPPQSTLTSDEDGKFIFPPGGSFIIFLVSPNHEMIQAEVAFGWFEKHMKK; encoded by the coding sequence ATGTCATCGTTCCATGATGATCACCTAAAAAAAGTGGTGAATATTCCTAACCCGCTGTATCAATCCTTACAGGGGAGATATTTTGTCGGACAGACGGAACATCTTCGGCTGGGAAAAGGAAAGAATGCGTGGGGAGGTCTGGTGAATCCATCAACATCTGATGTCGATTTATTTGTAAATGCGTTTACGATCACCAATCATTCGACTCAACCCTTTGAAGCTGAAATCTGGTTTAATCCTATCACTCCCGGGAAGCCGCAGATTTCGAAAAATGTAACGCCTGCGAACACAACCATTTGTCCGCTGCCAGAGCCGAAAGTAAAAATCGAGTACGCTGATTGTGTGAAAGGGTTTCCGAAAAAGGGGGTCATGGCATTCAGGAGGATTGTGCCGCCGCAAAGCACTTTGACCAGTGATGAAGATGGGAAATTCATCTTTCCACCTGGGGGGTCATTCATTATCTTTCTTGTGTCGCCGAATCATGAAATGATCCAGGCGGAGGTTGCGTTTGGCTGGTTTGAAAAACATATGAAGAAATAG
- a CDS encoding pyridoxal-phosphate dependent enzyme has product MSKTIIKLNRDLLCFQCLRCEKTYPVGDYDRGCMECFHETKSSSLTAIYRDSNSTKQPFDTYLSMGEGQTPLIPIPYNKQSIYLKNESMNPTGSHKDRLSAYIVSKALYNKSKGVVIASSGNAGISLASYAAYAGLECIVISTKALNDKVRTIIQNTGSQLILTDTAMDRWGIMETYVENGYYPATNFINPPVGSNPYGVQGLKNIASEINLQLSEKEATHIIVPTSRADLLWGIWEGFKEEKERDRLLFLPKMFAVEPFPRLSAVIKGADYTQEFKGHTSLPSIAGSTVTYQGVKALAESNGHAVVVKTDEAIEAKKSLEKRGIHLEVSSAASVSAVDIITKSLKLNNEAVIVAIGTSSSFIEI; this is encoded by the coding sequence ATGTCAAAAACAATCATAAAATTAAATCGAGATCTCTTGTGTTTTCAATGTCTGCGATGCGAAAAAACATACCCGGTTGGAGATTATGATAGAGGCTGCATGGAGTGTTTTCATGAGACCAAATCATCAAGTTTGACTGCAATATATAGAGATTCAAATTCTACTAAACAGCCCTTCGATACTTATTTATCAATGGGAGAAGGTCAAACGCCTTTAATCCCAATACCCTATAATAAGCAAAGCATCTATCTGAAGAATGAAAGCATGAACCCAACCGGCTCACACAAAGACCGTTTGAGTGCATACATTGTTTCGAAAGCTTTATACAATAAGTCAAAAGGCGTTGTGATTGCCTCAAGCGGAAATGCGGGGATATCATTAGCTTCTTATGCTGCCTATGCCGGGCTTGAATGCATCGTCATTTCCACAAAAGCTCTGAATGACAAAGTAAGGACTATCATTCAAAATACAGGCAGCCAGTTAATTCTAACCGATACTGCGATGGATCGTTGGGGAATTATGGAAACTTACGTAGAAAATGGCTACTATCCAGCTACAAACTTTATAAACCCTCCAGTCGGAAGTAATCCGTATGGTGTTCAAGGGCTAAAGAATATTGCATCTGAAATTAATTTACAACTTAGTGAGAAAGAAGCAACTCACATCATCGTCCCTACTTCTAGAGCAGATTTACTTTGGGGAATTTGGGAGGGATTTAAAGAAGAAAAAGAACGGGACAGACTGCTTTTTCTTCCTAAAATGTTTGCCGTTGAGCCTTTTCCAAGATTATCTGCAGTGATAAAAGGAGCTGACTATACGCAAGAATTTAAAGGTCATACAAGTCTGCCTTCCATAGCAGGCAGCACTGTTACGTATCAAGGGGTTAAAGCATTAGCAGAATCCAATGGTCATGCTGTGGTTGTCAAAACTGATGAAGCAATTGAAGCGAAAAAAAGTCTCGAGAAACGTGGAATTCACCTTGAGGTTTCTTCAGCAG
- a CDS encoding NUDIX hydrolase has translation MQGYNVLMIYNKEMDKLLMCERLKDPYKGLSNLVGGKIENGEPGIEAAYRELLEETNISNKDITLHHVMDFAYHIQNCYVEVYAGRLNRDVAVTGDENILYWSDLDRNFFDMSLYAGEGNIGHMIEQVELVKERLFSDKDSLV, from the coding sequence ATGCAGGGTTATAACGTATTAATGATTTATAACAAAGAGATGGATAAGTTATTAATGTGTGAACGGCTGAAGGATCCCTATAAAGGGTTAAGCAATTTAGTAGGTGGCAAAATTGAAAATGGTGAGCCAGGTATAGAAGCCGCTTATAGAGAGCTTCTTGAAGAGACCAATATATCTAATAAAGATATTACTCTTCATCATGTAATGGATTTCGCCTACCATATCCAAAATTGTTACGTTGAAGTTTATGCAGGTAGATTGAATAGAGATGTAGCTGTGACTGGTGATGAAAATATACTTTACTGGTCTGATTTAGACCGTAACTTTTTTGATATGTCCTTATATGCCGGAGAAGGAAATATTGGTCATATGATCGAGCAGGTGGAGTTGGTTAAAGAGAGACTCTTCTCTGATAAAGACTCTCTTGTATAA
- a CDS encoding glycerophosphodiester phosphodiesterase family protein: MKKVKKVFKFMIVFILLLTAFMYLNNSSLFVQEEEGEPILLAHRGLAQTFPMEGITGETCTAEMIYDPEHPYLENTIPSMEAAFEEGADIVEIDIHPTIDGEFAVFHDWTLDCRTDGTGTTRDHSMEELKALDVGYGYTADNGETYPFRGKGIGLMPTLNEVLTHFPDKEFLIHIKSNDPAEGEQLADYLDEYTEERKADLSVYGGDEPVLALKEKLPELRVMSKQTLKSCLLSYEAISWTGYIPDACKNTQLHLPEKYASYIWGYPGKFLNRMEGVNTRVILVAGEGEWSEGFDQESDLQRIPEDYDGGLWTNRIDRIAPLIKE; the protein is encoded by the coding sequence ATGAAGAAAGTAAAAAAAGTTTTTAAATTCATGATTGTATTCATTCTTTTACTAACGGCTTTTATGTATCTGAATAATAGTTCGCTATTTGTTCAGGAAGAAGAAGGGGAACCAATATTACTGGCTCACAGAGGCCTGGCTCAAACGTTTCCGATGGAAGGGATAACCGGAGAGACGTGCACTGCAGAAATGATCTATGATCCTGAACACCCTTATCTGGAAAATACAATTCCCTCGATGGAAGCAGCTTTTGAAGAAGGGGCAGATATAGTGGAAATTGATATTCACCCTACGATAGATGGGGAATTCGCTGTTTTTCATGACTGGACACTTGATTGCAGAACTGATGGAACCGGGACGACAAGAGACCATTCAATGGAAGAGCTTAAAGCGCTGGATGTCGGCTATGGTTATACCGCGGACAATGGAGAGACATATCCTTTTCGAGGGAAAGGAATTGGATTGATGCCGACGTTGAATGAAGTGTTAACACACTTTCCGGATAAAGAATTCTTAATTCACATTAAAAGCAATGATCCGGCTGAAGGTGAGCAATTAGCTGACTATCTGGATGAGTACACGGAGGAAAGGAAAGCTGACTTATCTGTATATGGCGGGGATGAACCTGTTCTGGCTTTAAAGGAGAAATTGCCTGAGTTGCGTGTGATGTCAAAACAGACGCTGAAAAGCTGCCTGCTATCTTATGAAGCAATCAGTTGGACGGGGTATATACCTGACGCCTGTAAAAACACTCAACTTCATCTTCCGGAAAAGTATGCCTCATACATTTGGGGATACCCGGGTAAGTTCTTAAATAGAATGGAAGGCGTCAATACCAGGGTGATTCTTGTAGCTGGTGAGGGTGAGTGGTCAGAAGGGTTTGATCAGGAGTCAGACCTTCAGCGTATACCTGAGGACTATGATGGCGGGCTTTGGACAAATCGAATTGACCGCATCGCTCCTTTGATCAAAGAGTGA
- a CDS encoding YndM family protein: MTHIKLFALKFIATLVILGIILGAGFDVAFGNVLWITIVLTAAAYIVGDLLILSKSSNMVATTADFILSFAVIYFMTDALTIGDGVFIATTISAISLTIFEYFFHQSVARSLDHEKAKNPSENQRTNSTTQLQVESSNELFPYEKDE; the protein is encoded by the coding sequence ATGACGCATATCAAATTATTCGCCCTTAAGTTTATTGCGACTTTAGTTATTTTAGGTATTATCTTAGGTGCTGGTTTTGATGTAGCTTTCGGAAATGTATTGTGGATCACTATTGTATTAACTGCAGCAGCATATATCGTTGGTGATTTGTTAATTTTGTCTAAATCAAGCAACATGGTAGCCACTACTGCTGACTTTATCCTATCCTTTGCGGTCATTTATTTTATGACGGATGCCTTGACTATTGGAGATGGCGTTTTTATCGCTACGACCATATCAGCTATATCTCTGACCATCTTTGAGTACTTTTTCCACCAATCTGTCGCACGCAGTCTGGATCATGAAAAAGCAAAGAATCCTTCTGAAAATCAAAGAACCAATTCAACAACTCAATTGCAGGTTGAATCTTCAAATGAATTATTTCCATATGAAAAAGATGAGTGA
- a CDS encoding GNAT family N-acetyltransferase: MIELKKINGDNIDEVIALEVGEEQKELIETNNLRSFADAHMFNTDGIPATPLAIYADEVIVGFLMYIFDTLDYESFEHEVFYGAKSYFIWHIMIDQSFQGKGYGKLSFEQLLRNIESMPDGKAEYVSLFYHTSNIKAKTLYASLGFKDTGIIQDNSMLAIKRL; this comes from the coding sequence ATGATTGAGTTAAAAAAGATAAACGGTGATAACATAGATGAAGTCATCGCTCTTGAAGTTGGAGAAGAGCAGAAAGAATTGATTGAAACAAATAACCTCAGAAGCTTTGCGGATGCTCATATGTTTAACACAGACGGGATACCGGCCACTCCCCTTGCGATTTATGCAGATGAAGTGATCGTCGGATTTTTGATGTACATCTTTGATACATTGGATTATGAATCATTTGAACATGAAGTTTTTTACGGAGCTAAGAGCTATTTCATTTGGCATATTATGATAGATCAAAGTTTCCAGGGCAAAGGATATGGCAAACTGTCCTTTGAACAGTTGTTGAGGAATATTGAATCTATGCCAGATGGAAAAGCAGAATATGTTTCCCTCTTTTATCACACAAGTAATATAAAAGCGAAAACATTATACGCTTCACTTGGCTTCAAAGATACAGGCATCATTCAGGACAATTCGATGCTGGCAATTAAAAGGCTTTAA